Proteins found in one Zea mays cultivar B73 chromosome 1, Zm-B73-REFERENCE-NAM-5.0, whole genome shotgun sequence genomic segment:
- the LOC541702 gene encoding xylanase 1 precursor produces the protein MRVLVEKLLVSVFLAAFYSGCMVVSLEYDHTASIECLGDPMKPLYKGGIVQNSEFNSGLMGWSTHRNVKAGVSRSPSGNKFAVVHGAGSYVSSSGKLLPSHSVYQRIQMQSDRHYSLSAWLQVSNGTSAHVRAVIKSPNGERVIAGAIVAQSGCWSMLKGGMTAYSSGPAEIYFESHAPVDIWVDSVSLQPFTFDEWDGHTRRSADKVRRRTVKVVAMGANDKPMAHANVSIELLRLGFPFGNAVTKEILGLPAYEKWFTSRFSVATFENEMKWYSTEWTQNHEDYRVPDAMMNLMRKYKIKVRGHNVFWDDQNSQMQWVKPLNLAQLKAAMQKRLKSVVSRYAGKVIHWDVVNENLHFNFFETKLGPMASAQIYQQVGQLDRNAILFMNEFNTLEQPGDPNPVPAKYVAKMNQIRGYAGNGGLKLGVGLESHFSTPNIPYMRSSLDTLAKLKLPMWLTEVDVVKSPNQVKYLEQVLREGFAHPNVDGIVMWAAWHARGCYVMCLTDNSFKNLPVGDLVDKLIAEWKTHRASATTDHNGAVELHLPLGDFKFTVSHPSLKAAAVQTMTVDNSASASQHTINVKS, from the exons ATGAGGGTTCTTGTAGAGAAGCTGTTAGTCTCTGTGTTTTTAGCAGCATTCTATTCAG GGTGCATGGTCGTGTCTCTAGAATATGATCACACGGCAAGCATCGAG TGCCTTGGCGACCCAATGAAACCCTTGTACAAGGGCGGCATTGTCCAGAACAGCGAGTTCAACAGCGGACTGATGGGCTGGTCGACACACCGGAACGTCAAGGCCGGCGTGAGCAGATCGCCGTCCGGCAACAAGTTTGCAGTGGTGCATGGGGCGGGAAGCTACGTGAGCAGCAGCGGCAAGCTCCTACCGTCCCACAGCGTGTACCAGAGAATCCAGATGCAGAGCGACAGGCACTACTCGCTATCAG CATGGCTGCAGGTGTCGAACGGCACGTCGGCACATGTGAGGGCGGTGATCAAGTCCCCCAACGGCGAACGCGTCATCGCTGGTGCCATCGTTGCCCAGTCGGGCTGCTGGAGCATGCTCAAGGGAGGCATGACCGCTTACTCTTCGGGACCCGCAGAGATCTACTTTGAGAGCCACGCACCAGTTGACATCTGGGTGGACAGTGTCTCGCTGCAGCCCTTCACCTTCGACGAGTGGGACGGTCACACCCGCCGCTCCGCCGACAAGGTCCGCCGGCGAACCGTGAAGGTGGTCGCCATGGGCGCCAACGACAAGCCGATGGCGCATGCCAACGTGAGCATCGAGCTCCTCCGCCTCGGCTTCCCGTTCGGCAACGCGGTCACCAAGGAGATCCTCGGCCTCCCGGCATACGAGAAGTGGTTCACGTCGCGCTTCAGCGTGGCCACCTTCGAGAACGAGATGAAGTGGTACAGCACCGAGTGGACCCAGAACCATGAGGACTACCGCGTTCCGGACGCCATGATGAACCTGATGCGCAAGTACAAGATCAAGGTGCGCGGGCACAACGTGTTCTGGGACGACCAGAACTCGCAGATGCAGTGGGTGAAGCCCCTCAACCTTGCGCAGCTCAAGGCAGCCATGCAGAAGCGGCTCAAGTCCGTCGTGTCACGCTACGCCGGCAAGGTCATCCACTGGGACGTGGTGAACGAGAACCTGCACTTCAACTTCTTCGAGACGAAGCTGGGCCCCATGGCGTCGGCACAGATCTACCAGCAGGTGGGGCAGCTGGACCGCAATGCCATCCTATTCATGAACGAATTCAACACGCTGGAGCAGCCCGGCGATCCCAACCCTGTGCCCGCCAAGTACGTGGCCAAGATGAACCAGATCCGCGGCTACGCCGGCAACGGTGGCCTCAAGCTCGGCGTCGGCCTCGAGAGCCACTTCAGCACACCCAACATCCCGTACATGAGGAGCTCGCTGGACACGCTCGCCAAGCTGAAGCTGCCCATGTGGCTCACCGAGGTGGATGTCGTCAAGAGCCCCAACCAGGTCAAGTACCTGGAGCAGGTGCTCAGGGAAGGCTTCGCCCACCCCAACGTCGACGGCATCGTCATGTGGGCAGCGTGGCATGCCAGGGGCTGCTACGTCATGTGCCTCACGGACAACAGCTTCAAGAACCTCCCCGTGGGCGACCTCGTCGACAAGCTCATCGCCGAGTGGAAGACGCACCGCGCGTCCGCCACCACCGATCACAATGGGGCGGTGGAGCTCCACCTGCCCCTAGGCGACTTTAAGTTCACCGTAAGCCACCCATCTTTGAAAGCCGCTGCTGTTCAAACCATGACCGTCGACAATTCGGCGTCGGCGTCCCAGCATACCATCAACGTCAAGTCCTAG